Genomic segment of Candidatus Neomarinimicrobiota bacterium:
GTTGTTTCAGTTGCAGTTGGTGATGCCGTCATCGGACGCGTGTTAAGCCCAATTGGCGTTCCCATGGATGGCAAGGGAGCGATAAAGGCCGAAAAGCTCTATCCCGTCGAGCGCAAAGCTCTGGGTGTGTTGGCCAGAAGTCCGGTGAATGAACCGCTCCAGACAGGCATCAAAGCTATCGACAGTATGATTCCCATTGGCCGTGGCCAGCGGGAACTGATCATTGGCGACCGTCAGACTGGTAAGACAGCCGTGGCTCTGGATACTATTGTGAATCAGAAATATACTCACAGTGCAGATACGCCAGATGATCCAGTATATTGTATTTATGTCGCTATTGGACAGAAAGCATCCACGGTAGCCCGCGTGGTTGCCGAGCTTGATGCACAGGGGGCGATGGAGTATACAACCGTTGTTGCTGCAAACGCCTCAGATCCTGCTCCACTACAATTTTTAGCACCCTATACCGGTGCTTCTATTGGTGAATACTTTCGTGATAATGGCAAACATGCGCTGATTATCTATGATGATCTCTCCAAACATGCTGTGGCCTATCGCCAGATGTCTCTGCTTCTGAGAAGACCCCCAGGTCGTGAGGCCTATCCAGGAGATGTGTTCTACCTCCACAGCCGCTTATTGGAACGTTCCTCTAAATTGAATAAAGAGTTGGGTGGCGGTTCCCTTACAGCCTTGCCCATCATTGAAACCCAAATGGGTGATGTGTCTGCCTATATCCCAACCAATGTGATCTCCATTACTGATGGTCAGATCTTTTTGGAAACGGATCTGTTCAATAGCGGACAGCGTCCAGCCTTGAACGTAGGTATCTCAGTGTCTCGTGTAGGTGGAAACGCCCAGATCGGCGCCATGAAGAAGGTTGCGGGGGGAATGAGACTTGATCTGGCCCAATACCGTGAACTGGCAGCTTTTGCCCAGTTCGGATCTGATCTGGATGCTGAGACTCAAAACCAGTTGACCAGGGGAAAAATTCTCTATGAAGTGTTGAAACAGAATCAATTTGCCCCCATGGTTGTGGAAAAACAGATTGCTATTTTCTACGCTGCTTCAAGAGGTTTTCTGGATCAAATCGACCCCAAAGAGATTCGTCGTTTTGAACGGGAATTTCTTGAAAATATGGAAGCAACTCAGCCAGCCCTTCTCAAACAGATTGCTACAGAAGGCAAACTGACAGATGAGATTGATGCTGCATTGAATAAGACAGTTGCGGACTTTGTTAAAGGGTTCGTAGCCTAAGGATCGCTATGGCGAATTTAAAAGACATTCGGAAGCGGATAGGTACCATTGAGAGTATCAAGCAGGTAACGCGCGCTATGAAGCTCGTGGCGGCGGCAAAATTACGTCGTGCTCAGAGCAACATGGAACAGGCGAGGCCTTATGCTGTTAGGATCAATGGTGTACTTAACCAACTGCTTCCAGATATTGATCGAACTTCCCATGACCTTCTGACAATGAGACCAGCCCGGCAAAAGGCTTTTATCATATTGACATCAGATCGGGGTCTTTGTGGCAGTTTTAACACAAACATTCTTCGCCAGGCAGAGAATATCATCAAAACGGCTGGCAAAGAAAATTCAAAGCTCATCTGCATTGGGCGCAAGGGATATGAGTATTTTTCAAAAAGAGGCTATGATGTTGTAGAACATTATGCTGATTTCTGGAGTGAACTCGATTTTAGTCACGCCACCACAATGGCAAGAGCCGTTACGGCCCGCTATCTGGCAGGTGAATATGATGATGTGAGAGTCATCTTTAATGAATTCAAGAATGTTGCTCAGCAAAAGATCGTGGAATACCATTATCTCCCTCTGGTTTTGGAAGATGAGGCTGAAGAAGTTGGTATAGATTTTCTGTTTGAGCCTTCCAAGGACGAGGTAGTCAAATCATTGGTACCCCGTCATTTAAATATCCAAATGTGGCGCTTTCTTCTGGAATCCAATGCCTCCGAGCAGGCAGCCAGGATGACCTCAATGGAAGCAGCTACGAATAATGCCGGAGATCTCATTGATAGTCTCCGACTGGAATACAATAAGGCACGTCAAGCTGCAATTACCACTGAGATTCTGGAAGTTGTGAGTGGTGCCGAAGCTTTAGTGGAATAAGAGGAAAATTCATACGATGGCAAAACAAGGAAAAGTAGTTCAGATTATGGGTGCTGTAGTTGATGTTCGTTTTGAAGAGGGTCAGCTGCCAGAAGTTTTAAATGCTCTGAATATTGAGCGTGAAGAAGGGATACTGGTTTTAGAGGTCGCTCAGCATCTCGGCGAGAATGTTGTCCGAACCATCGCCATGGACTCTACCGATGGTCTCCAGCGTGGTACCAAGGTGACTGATGTTGGTTCTCCCATTTCTGTTCCCGTTGGTCCTGAGACATTAGGCCGTATGTTTGATGTGGTGGGAAATGTCATCGATGGGAAACCCGCTCCCAATGTGGAACGTCACCCCATTCATCGCGATCCACCCAAGCAGGAAGATCTGACCACTGCCAGTGAGATTCTGGAAACAGGTATCAAGGTTGTTGATCTGCTTGAGCCATACTCGAAGGGTGGCAAAACGGGTTTATTCGGTGGTGCCGGTGTTGGTAAAACAGTGTTAATTCAGGAACTGATCCGCAACATTGCCACTGAGCATGGTGGTTATTCAGTATTCTCAGGAGTGGGTGAACGTACTCGAGAGGGTAATGATCTTTATCTTGAAATGACCGAATCAGGGGTTATCGCTAAAACTGCCATGGTATTTGGCCAGATGAATGAACCACCTGGAGCTCGTCTCCGTGTGGCTTTATCAGGTCTCACAATGGCTGAATATTTC
This window contains:
- a CDS encoding F0F1 ATP synthase subunit alpha encodes the protein MTDIRTDEITKLLQEELSKLDLSIDVAEIGEVIMVGDGIARVSGLENVMASELIELPNGVVGMAMNLEEDEVGLVLFGNTSLVKEGDQAKRTGKVVSVAVGDAVIGRVLSPIGVPMDGKGAIKAEKLYPVERKALGVLARSPVNEPLQTGIKAIDSMIPIGRGQRELIIGDRQTGKTAVALDTIVNQKYTHSADTPDDPVYCIYVAIGQKASTVARVVAELDAQGAMEYTTVVAANASDPAPLQFLAPYTGASIGEYFRDNGKHALIIYDDLSKHAVAYRQMSLLLRRPPGREAYPGDVFYLHSRLLERSSKLNKELGGGSLTALPIIETQMGDVSAYIPTNVISITDGQIFLETDLFNSGQRPALNVGISVSRVGGNAQIGAMKKVAGGMRLDLAQYRELAAFAQFGSDLDAETQNQLTRGKILYEVLKQNQFAPMVVEKQIAIFYAASRGFLDQIDPKEIRRFEREFLENMEATQPALLKQIATEGKLTDEIDAALNKTVADFVKGFVA
- the atpG gene encoding ATP synthase F1 subunit gamma, which translates into the protein MANLKDIRKRIGTIESIKQVTRAMKLVAAAKLRRAQSNMEQARPYAVRINGVLNQLLPDIDRTSHDLLTMRPARQKAFIILTSDRGLCGSFNTNILRQAENIIKTAGKENSKLICIGRKGYEYFSKRGYDVVEHYADFWSELDFSHATTMARAVTARYLAGEYDDVRVIFNEFKNVAQQKIVEYHYLPLVLEDEAEEVGIDFLFEPSKDEVVKSLVPRHLNIQMWRFLLESNASEQAARMTSMEAATNNAGDLIDSLRLEYNKARQAAITTEILEVVSGAEALVE
- the atpD gene encoding F0F1 ATP synthase subunit beta — translated: MAKQGKVVQIMGAVVDVRFEEGQLPEVLNALNIEREEGILVLEVAQHLGENVVRTIAMDSTDGLQRGTKVTDVGSPISVPVGPETLGRMFDVVGNVIDGKPAPNVERHPIHRDPPKQEDLTTASEILETGIKVVDLLEPYSKGGKTGLFGGAGVGKTVLIQELIRNIATEHGGYSVFSGVGERTREGNDLYLEMTESGVIAKTAMVFGQMNEPPGARLRVALSGLTMAEYFRDVEGKDVLLFVDNIFRFTQAGSEVSALLGRMPSAVGYQPTLSTEMGDLQERITSTKKGSVTSVQAIYVPADDLTDPAPATTFAHLDATTVLERSISELGIYPAVDPLSSTSRILDPRVVGDRHYNVAQEVKIVLQKYKDLQDIIAILGMDELSDDDKNTVNRARRMQKFFSQPFFVAETFTGTAGKYVSVEDSIAGFEAILGGDMDKYNENAFMYKGNIDDVIASAKKSG